AGAAGTCGCCGTGGTCCGCCTGACGCGCGGCGCCAAACGCAACGCACTGTCCGACGGCCTGGTGCTGGCGCTGCGCAACATCTTCGAGCAGTTGCCTGCCAGCGTGCGCGCCGCGGTGATCGACGGCGAAGGCCCGCATTTCTGCGCCGGCCTGGACCTGAGCGAACTCAAGGAGCGCGATGCCGGCGCCGGCCTGCACCACTCGCGCATGTGGCACGCCGCGCTGGAGCGGGTGCAGTACGGCCCGGTGCCGGTGGTGGCCGCGCTGCACGGCGCGGTGGTCGGCGGCGGGCTGGAGCTGGCCAGCGCCTGCCACATCCGCGTGGCCGACGAAACCACCTTCTACGCGCTGCCCGAAGGCTCGCGCGGCATTTTTGTGGGCGGCGGCGGCGCGGTGCGCATTCCGCGCCTGATTGGCGCGGCGCGCATGACCGACATGATGCTGACCGGCCGCGTCTACAACGCGCAGGACGGCGAACGCATCGGCCTGGCGCAGTACCTGGTGCCCGCCGGAACCGCCTTCGACAAGGCGCTGGAGCTGGCCAAACGCATCGCGCAAAACGCGCCGCTGACCAACTACGCGCTGGTGCACGCCCTGCCGCGCATCGCCGAGCAGCCGGCCGACCAGGGCTACATGACCGAGGCGCTGATGGCCGCCATTGCCCAGAGCGCGCCCGAAGCCAAGCAGCGCGTGCGCGCCTTCCTTGACGGCAAGGCCGAAAAAGTCAGCAAAGACTGACCGGCTTTTCGCTTTTTGACCTTTCACCCGGCACCGAGAACCACCCCATGCAAGAGACAACGGCCGCCCCAACTCAAGCACCGGGCCGGGCTGGCCGAAGCCCTGCACACCGGCACCCTGCCCTTCACGCTCAAGCCGAACTGACGCCCCGAAGGAAAGCCACGTCGGCCTAGGCCGCGCCTATGATCCGGCCCCGCATGAAAACACCTTCAAAACGACCTTTTGCGCTTACCCCTGTTACGTCAGCAGCTATCAACCAAGGAGCATGAATATGAACCATCGCCGCCACTTCATCCAGACGCTCGGCAGCGCCGCCGCGCTGGCCGCCCTGTCGCCCCTGGTCGCCCGCGCGCAGGGGCTGGAGCAGGTCAAGATCCTCTACGGCTTTCCGCCCGGCAGCGCCGGCGACAGCGTGGCCCGCCGCGTGGGCGAGAAACTGGCCGGCTCGGCCTACACCAGGAATGCCGCAGTCGTCGAGAACAAGCCCGGCGCGGGCGGGCGCATCGCCCTGGAGACGCTGAAGTCCGCCCCGGCCGACGGCTCGGTGCTGGCGCTGGCGCCGGTGTCGGCGCTGTCGGTGTACCCGCACATCTACAGCAAGTTGAGCTACGCGCCGACGGATTTCGCGCAGGTGTCGATCGGCGCGATCATGCACCACGGCCTGGCCGTCGGCCCGATGGTGCCGGCGCAGGTCAAGACGCTGAAGGACTTCCTGGCCTGGGCCAAGGCCAACCCCGGCCAGGCCAGCTATGGCTCGCCGGGCGCCGGCTCCATGCCGCACCTGCTGGGCGCGCTGCTCGGCCTGCGTTCGGGGGTGGACCTCAAGCATGTGCCTTACCGGGGCACGGTGCCCGGCATCACCGACCTGGTGGGCGGCCAGATCGCCTCGACCATGAACCCGAGCGGCGACTACCTCAGCTACGCCAAGGCCGGCAAGCTGCGCGTGCTGGCCACGTCCGGGCCGCAGCGCTCGCCGTATTCGCCGAATGTGCCCACGTTCGCGGAGCAGGGCTTTGGCGACCTGACGGTCGAGGAATGGTTCGGCTTTTATGCCCCGGCCAAAACGCCGGCCCCGGTGATCGCCAGTGCCTCGGCGGCCATCAACCAGGCGCTGAAAGAAAAAGTGGTGCTCGACAGCCTGGCGATGGTCGGCCTGATCGCGCATGGCTCCACGCCCGAGGAAATGGCCAAGTCGCAAAAGGCCGAGTTCGAACGCTGGGGGCCGCTGGTCAAGCAGACCGGCTTCACCGCAGAGTCCTGATTCCAAGCAAAAAGTGCCGTTTGCGCAATACCTATATGCGCAAGCAGCTCCTTATTTCATAGCAAATTATCGATCTCCCGTCAGCCCGGCCTTGCCAGCGAATGCCTGCAGTTCTTCAGCGTCCACGGATGGCGGCACAATGCCGCCATGCCCAGTTCCCGCAAGTCCGCCCCTCCCAACCCCGCCGTCGAGACGGTGGACACGGGTTTCCTCGAAAGCCTGATTGGCTACAACGCCCGCCGCGCGTCGCTGGCGATTGTTGAAGTGTTCATGGTGCGCATGGCACCGTATGACTTGCGCATCGTCGATTTTTCGATGCTGTCGCTGATTGCGCACAACCCGGGTATCACCTCGCGCCAGCTCTGCGCCACCCTGGGCATCCTGCCGCCCAACCTGGTGGGCCTGATTGCTTCGCTGGAAAAACGCGAACTGATCGAACGCCGCCCGCACCCCCACGACCGCCGCGCCGCCGGCCTGCACCTGAGCGCCCAGGGCGTCGAGCTGGCCCGGCAGGCCGAGCAGACCGCCGCCGCGCTGGAAACAGAAGCCGCCGCCCGGCTCACCCCGTCAGAGCGCAAGACCCTGATGCGGCTGCTGCAGAAGATTTACCAGTAAAGGCGCCGCCGAAGTAACGACGGTCGGGCTGTTAGCGGCGGCTGCGAGCGTACTCGCTGCGATGCTGCATGAATCGGTGATAGGACATCCGCAAGTGCAGCTGCATGACCTGGCGCGCGAGTTCGCCGTCGCGCGCCGCTACCGCAAGGGTCAGGTCGCGATGATGGTGAAGGCTCTGCTCCAGTTCTGCAGGCGTGTAGAGGTAGAACGAGCGCACGAGGATCGGCATGTCGATGATGGTGTCGAGCATCGAGCGCAAGCGCGGCGATCCCGCAGCATCGAGCAACGCCCGGTGAAAGCTGCGATTGGCCTCTTGAACCCTGGCGATGGCATCGTCCCCTCCCGCCTTGATGGCGGCGGCCATCTCCTCATTGCTCGACTCAAGCCGGCCGACAAGCTCGTCGCCCCCGCGCGTAGCCGCCAGGTACGAAGCATAGGGTTCGAGCAGCATCCGCAGCTGAAACGTCTCTTCGATATCCCATTCGCTCCACTTGGCGACATGGATGCCTTGCCCGATGGCATCGGTGGCGAGACCTTCCTCAACCAATCGCTTGAGCGCGGTCCGCACCGGTGTGCGACTCACCCCCAGTTCCCGCGCCAGCGGCTCCTCTTTGAGTTGCGATCCAGGGCTGTAGTGGCCACCGACCAGGCGTTGCCTCAGGACTTCGTAGGCCGTGTTTCTTGCGTGCTGCATCTGACCGTGTGTGTAAGTGTGAGGCTGATTGTAGGGCGGGGTATTTTCCATGCCTTCCAGGGAAACATTCAGAAAACAATAATGTACAAATAATGTACTACTCAGGGAAAAATTAAAGGGTTTTGTAGGTGTTTACCCTGAATCATATTGTTTGTTTTGTATTTTATTTGTACTATCAAGCCATCGAAAGGACTTCAGACATGCACATCGCAATCATTGGTTTGGGCGAAGTCGGCCGTTGCTACGCAGCGCCACTTCAGGCGGCTGGTTTTGAACTGAGCTTGTGCGAGGCACGCCCGTCGCCGGCGGCGACCGCCCTTGCGTCTTCCTTGGGCTTGCCCATTCACGACAAGCCCGGCCCATGGCTCGCGGGCGCCCAGTGGGTGCTGTCGTGCGTGACGGGCGCGGTCGCGCTCGAAGTGGTCAAGGGGCTGGCGCCTTTGCTCGCCAGGGGCGCAGTCATTGCCGACCTGACCACGGCAAGTCCGCAAGCCAAACGCGATGCCGCGCTTGCTGCCTCCGGGCACGACGTCGGATACGTGGACACGGCCATCATGGGGGCGATCTCGCTGAACCTGGTACGCACGCCGCTTCTGGCCTCGGGCAAGGGCGCAGAAGAATTCAAGGGACTCATTGAGCGCGCCGGCGGCCGCGTGCAGGTCATCGCCGGTGGCGCTGCGGGCGATGCCATCTCGCTCAAGATCCTGCGCAGCGTCTTCACCAAGGGCATGGAGGCGCTTTGCGTCGAACTGCTCATGAGCGCCGAAAAGCAGGGGGTGCGCGAACAGCTCTATGAGCAACTGAGCGACATCGACCAAACCCCGCTGCGCTCTTTCATCGACATGCTGGTTCGCACCCATGTCATCCACGCCGGGCGGCGGGCTCATGAAGTCCACGACGCGCAAAGCGAACTCGCCTCGCAAGGACTGGCGTCGGTCGTCTTGCCGGGCGTCGAACAGCGCTTTCGCATCACCGCCAGCGCGCTCAAAAAGCACCCGCTGGCGCTTGCAGAACCCAGCATCGACCAAGCCCTGCAATGGCTTGCCTCCACCGCCGATCAGGCCTGACCCATCGCACTTTTTCTTCACTTTATCTGGAAAGCATCATGACCACCAGCGAACAAATCACTCAACTGCGCGACCTTGGCGCAGCCACCGTCTATGAGGCGCAGGGCGCCAAGGGCGCGCTCGACAGCGGCATGAAGCCCATCGATCCGACGACCCGGCTGGCTGGCCCGGCCCTGACGGTCGATGCCCGCCCTGGCGACAACCTGATCCTTCACTACGCCGTGCAGAAGGCCAGGCGCGGCGACGTGCTGGTTGTCGATGCCAAGGGCTTCATGGAAGCTGGTCCATGGGGCGATGTGCTGACCCTCCAGGCGATGAAGCTCGGCATCGCCGGCCTGGTGATCAACGGCTGCGTGCGCGACGCCAATCTGATCATCGGCCTCGGGTTTCCCGTGTTCTGCCGTGGGCTGTCCATCAAGGGCACGGGCAAGAACCAGCCCGGCAAGGTCAACGTCCCGATCATGGTGGGCGACGTGTTGATCAATCCTGGCGACATCATCGTCGGCGACCGCGACGGCTTGGTGGTGGTCGCCCAGGGCGAAGTCGCGACGGCCATCTCAAGCAGCCTGGCCCGCGAAGAAAAGGAAGAAAAGCAGCGCAAGGCAATCGATGAAGGCGCCACGACCGCTGAACTGCTCAACCTGACGGACACGCTGGCGCGCTTCGGCCTCGTCTGAACCTGAACCCCTGCAACCCGGAGACATCTATATGCGCAATCTACTCAACGCACCGGCAGTCATCGCCGCCGCACTGGCTTTCACATTCGCGACGGCGCATGCCGCCGATGCCTACCCGTCCAAACCGATCCGCATGGTGGTCGGTTTCGCGGCAGGCGGCTCGGCCGACATCAACGCCCGCATCGTCGG
This DNA window, taken from Polaromonas hydrogenivorans, encodes the following:
- a CDS encoding crotonase/enoyl-CoA hydratase family protein → MTHPDIQLDICGDEKEVAVVRLTRGAKRNALSDGLVLALRNIFEQLPASVRAAVIDGEGPHFCAGLDLSELKERDAGAGLHHSRMWHAALERVQYGPVPVVAALHGAVVGGGLELASACHIRVADETTFYALPEGSRGIFVGGGGAVRIPRLIGAARMTDMMLTGRVYNAQDGERIGLAQYLVPAGTAFDKALELAKRIAQNAPLTNYALVHALPRIAEQPADQGYMTEALMAAIAQSAPEAKQRVRAFLDGKAEKVSKD
- a CDS encoding Bug family tripartite tricarboxylate transporter substrate binding protein; this translates as MNHRRHFIQTLGSAAALAALSPLVARAQGLEQVKILYGFPPGSAGDSVARRVGEKLAGSAYTRNAAVVENKPGAGGRIALETLKSAPADGSVLALAPVSALSVYPHIYSKLSYAPTDFAQVSIGAIMHHGLAVGPMVPAQVKTLKDFLAWAKANPGQASYGSPGAGSMPHLLGALLGLRSGVDLKHVPYRGTVPGITDLVGGQIASTMNPSGDYLSYAKAGKLRVLATSGPQRSPYSPNVPTFAEQGFGDLTVEEWFGFYAPAKTPAPVIASASAAINQALKEKVVLDSLAMVGLIAHGSTPEEMAKSQKAEFERWGPLVKQTGFTAES
- a CDS encoding MarR family winged helix-turn-helix transcriptional regulator, whose product is MPSSRKSAPPNPAVETVDTGFLESLIGYNARRASLAIVEVFMVRMAPYDLRIVDFSMLSLIAHNPGITSRQLCATLGILPPNLVGLIASLEKRELIERRPHPHDRRAAGLHLSAQGVELARQAEQTAAALETEAAARLTPSERKTLMRLLQKIYQ
- a CDS encoding GntR family transcriptional regulator translates to MQHARNTAYEVLRQRLVGGHYSPGSQLKEEPLARELGVSRTPVRTALKRLVEEGLATDAIGQGIHVAKWSEWDIEETFQLRMLLEPYASYLAATRGGDELVGRLESSNEEMAAAIKAGGDDAIARVQEANRSFHRALLDAAGSPRLRSMLDTIIDMPILVRSFYLYTPAELEQSLHHHRDLTLAVAARDGELARQVMQLHLRMSYHRFMQHRSEYARSRR
- a CDS encoding NAD(P)-dependent oxidoreductase, giving the protein MHIAIIGLGEVGRCYAAPLQAAGFELSLCEARPSPAATALASSLGLPIHDKPGPWLAGAQWVLSCVTGAVALEVVKGLAPLLARGAVIADLTTASPQAKRDAALAASGHDVGYVDTAIMGAISLNLVRTPLLASGKGAEEFKGLIERAGGRVQVIAGGAAGDAISLKILRSVFTKGMEALCVELLMSAEKQGVREQLYEQLSDIDQTPLRSFIDMLVRTHVIHAGRRAHEVHDAQSELASQGLASVVLPGVEQRFRITASALKKHPLALAEPSIDQALQWLASTADQA
- a CDS encoding 4-carboxy-4-hydroxy-2-oxoadipate aldolase/oxaloacetate decarboxylase — protein: MTTSEQITQLRDLGAATVYEAQGAKGALDSGMKPIDPTTRLAGPALTVDARPGDNLILHYAVQKARRGDVLVVDAKGFMEAGPWGDVLTLQAMKLGIAGLVINGCVRDANLIIGLGFPVFCRGLSIKGTGKNQPGKVNVPIMVGDVLINPGDIIVGDRDGLVVVAQGEVATAISSSLAREEKEEKQRKAIDEGATTAELLNLTDTLARFGLV